A single genomic interval of Symphalangus syndactylus isolate Jambi chromosome 18, NHGRI_mSymSyn1-v2.1_pri, whole genome shotgun sequence harbors:
- the PFN4 gene encoding profilin-4: MSHLQSLLLDTLLGTKHVDSAALIKIQEQRLCVASPGFNVMPSDVRTLVNGFAKNPLQARREGLYFKEKDYRCVRADEYSLYAKNENTGVVVVKTHLYLLVATYTEGMYPSICVEATQSLGDYLRKKEVKLSEAHERHFYYFRRKLKSLKKKYFMVEKTLDRRH, from the exons ATGAGCCATTTGCAGAGCTTATTGTTAGACACCCTCTTGGGAACCAAGCATGTGGACAGTGCAGCCCTCATCAAAATCCAGGAGCAGAGGCTGTGTGTAGCATCACCAGGTTTTAAT GTAATGCCCAGTGATGTCCGAACACTGGTGAATGGATTTGCCAAGAACCCTTTGCAAGCCCGAAGAGAAGGATTGTATTTCAAGGAAAAAGATTACAGATGTGTCCGGGCAGATGAATATTCTCTTTATGCCAAAAAT GAGAACACTGGTGTGGTTGTCGTGAAGACCCATCTGTATCTTCTGGTGGCAACTTACACTGAGGGCATGTATCCTAGTATCTGTGTGGAAGCCACACAGAGCCTGG GAGACTACctaagaaaaaaggaagttaaGTTATCAGAGGCCCATGAAagacacttttattattttagaagaaaattgaagagcctaaagaaaaaatattttatggttgAAAAAACACTAGATAGAAGGcactaa